From the Aquitalea magnusonii genome, one window contains:
- a CDS encoding EamA family transporter: protein MPLKDVLQALAIVLIWGVNFVVIKYGVADVPPLLLGALRFMLAAFPAVLLVRRPTLPWGWVAAYGLTVGVGQFAFLFSAIKLGMPAGLASVVLQSQAFFTLILAGLMLHERWQAAQILGLLCACAGLALIGLAKGGSMTAIGFGLTLAAAFCWAASNIIVRLMGKAGHKVEPLNLVVWSSLVPPLPYLALSWWLEGPQRMEIALRHFSLGSFLAVAYLAFMATLLGYGMWSRLLSRHPANKVAPFSLLVPVVGVLTSALLLGERLSLLQAAGSVLLLAGLVVNVFGGMLLARWRRGVVAHGA from the coding sequence ATGCCCTTGAAGGATGTATTGCAGGCGCTGGCCATCGTGCTGATCTGGGGCGTCAATTTCGTGGTGATCAAGTACGGCGTAGCCGATGTGCCGCCCTTGTTGCTGGGGGCCTTGCGCTTCATGCTGGCGGCCTTTCCGGCGGTGTTGCTGGTGCGCCGGCCCACGCTGCCCTGGGGCTGGGTGGCGGCGTATGGCTTGACTGTGGGAGTGGGGCAGTTTGCCTTTTTGTTCTCCGCCATCAAGCTGGGCATGCCGGCCGGACTGGCCTCGGTGGTATTGCAGTCGCAGGCTTTCTTTACCCTGATCCTGGCCGGGCTGATGCTGCATGAGCGCTGGCAGGCGGCGCAAATCCTGGGCCTGCTGTGTGCCTGTGCCGGGCTGGCGCTGATCGGACTGGCCAAGGGCGGCAGCATGACCGCCATTGGCTTTGGCCTGACGCTGGCGGCGGCGTTCTGCTGGGCGGCATCCAATATCATTGTGCGCTTGATGGGCAAGGCCGGGCACAAGGTGGAGCCGCTTAACCTGGTGGTGTGGTCCAGCCTGGTGCCGCCGCTGCCCTACCTGGCCTTGTCCTGGTGGCTGGAAGGGCCGCAGCGCATGGAAATCGCCTTGCGCCATTTCTCGCTCGGCTCTTTCCTGGCGGTGGCCTATCTCGCCTTCATGGCCACCTTGCTGGGGTATGGCATGTGGAGCCGCCTGCTCAGCCGCCATCCGGCCAATAAAGTGGCCCCATTCTCCTTGCTGGTGCCGGTGGTGGGGGTGCTTACCTCTGCGCTGTTGCTGGGCGAACGGCTGAGCCTGTTGCAGGCCGCGGGCAGCGTGCTGTTGCTGGCCGGACTGGTGGTGAACGTGTTTGGCGGCATGCTGCTGGCACGCTGGCGGCGCGGGGTGGTGGCCCATGGCGCGTGA
- a CDS encoding GlxA family transcriptional regulator, which yields MAREVWFVLPPRFMLLDFAGPAEAFRIATEFGADFSLHYAAVAPAVRCSLGLPLGGMEALPQQLPDDSLIIIPGADCSAEAYAMPEARQIAAWLGRCFDPQRHVLATVCSAALLAGAAGLLAGRQCTTHHSLIQRLQVSDRSARVLENRVFVQDGPLWTSAGITAGIDLALQLISLLASPAIARDVAREMVVYFRRSAQDVQLSPWLAHRNHLHPAVHKVQDLIAASPERDWSLAALADQVHVSVRHLSRLFREHAGVSVHDYHLALRAALARQWRAAGLSKEKAALAAGFSSARQWQRVQQTAAAS from the coding sequence ATGGCGCGTGAAGTCTGGTTTGTCCTGCCGCCGCGTTTCATGCTGCTGGACTTCGCCGGCCCGGCCGAAGCGTTTCGTATTGCCACCGAATTTGGTGCGGACTTTAGCCTGCATTACGCGGCAGTGGCACCTGCCGTCCGCTGCTCACTGGGCTTGCCGCTAGGCGGCATGGAGGCGCTGCCGCAGCAACTGCCGGATGACAGCCTGATCATCATCCCCGGTGCCGATTGCTCGGCTGAAGCCTACGCCATGCCCGAGGCGCGGCAGATTGCCGCCTGGCTTGGCCGTTGTTTTGATCCGCAGCGCCATGTGCTGGCCACCGTCTGTTCGGCGGCCTTGCTGGCCGGTGCCGCCGGTTTGCTGGCCGGGCGGCAGTGTACCACCCATCACAGTCTGATCCAGCGCTTGCAAGTGAGCGACCGTAGCGCAAGGGTGCTGGAAAACCGGGTATTCGTGCAGGATGGGCCGCTTTGGACCAGCGCAGGCATTACTGCCGGCATTGATCTGGCACTGCAACTGATCAGCCTGTTGGCCAGCCCGGCCATTGCCCGCGATGTGGCGCGCGAGATGGTGGTGTATTTCCGCCGCTCGGCTCAGGATGTGCAGTTGTCACCGTGGCTGGCGCATCGCAATCACCTGCATCCCGCGGTACACAAGGTGCAGGACCTGATAGCCGCCAGCCCGGAGCGGGACTGGAGCCTGGCCGCCCTGGCCGATCAGGTGCATGTCAGTGTGCGCCATCTGTCGCGGCTGTTTCGCGAGCATGCCGGGGTGTCGGTGCATGATTATCATCTGGCCCTGCGGGCCGCCCTGGCCCGTCAGTGGCGCGCTGCCGGGCTGTCCAAGGAAAAGGCGGCGCTGGCTGCCGGGTTTTCATCGGCCCGTCAGTGGCAGCGGGTGCAACAGACAGCGGCGGCATCTTGA